From one Paramormyrops kingsleyae isolate MSU_618 chromosome 1, PKINGS_0.4, whole genome shotgun sequence genomic stretch:
- the LOC111840784 gene encoding uncharacterized protein, translating into MDSCNSTAECCPDPGCVEEDREVASRAVSIVISGARKGAVHLCSSVAELLKENRRLQRIVEAQQAQIRLLRNMPSAARSISAQASTSSCSTPSLSVMQDAGFSSSCSSGRGSLSPSVLLSGLPPLTVPHHEVLTDHVKAAAVFPLVQRNEQESAVLQVPLTDLCARIPRRRLHPSSPRLRSTEVKAQSNEVREFEKNPQEELPLGEDTLHKKHKEKTTCSVQKEDSRLVKELADLGLKQRCPPAAPDSSICHGTDTAVSRRQCHTRTKHRLKLNDRVVLDTKQKGTVRFIGHLENMSNNEVFIGLELDTACGENDGMFNGTRYFRCKANCGTFTTMSHIKKLSKPRSPQVSQSRPTEIMDSSDSDGVGSSARKSKSRLRRTANQMDVAAQVHCAANSRARSAKKSGSS; encoded by the exons ATGGACTCATGTAACAGCACAGCAG AGTGCTGTCCCGATCCGGGCTGTGTAGAGGAGGACAGAGAGGTCGCCTCCAGGGCCGTGTCGATTGTCATCAGCGGTGCCCGGAAGGGGGCCGTTCATCTGTGCTCAAGCGTTGCGGAATTACTAAAAGAAAATCGGCG TTTACAGAGAATCGTTGAGGCACAACAGGCCCAAATCCGGCTCCTCAGGAACATGCCTTCAGCAGCTCGGTCCATCAGTGCACAGGCCAgcacctcctcctgctccacccCCTCCCTATCAGTCATGCAG GACGCTGGCTTCTCCTCCTCATGCAGCTCAGGGAGGGGCAGCCTCTCCCCCAGTGTCCTGCTGAGCGGCCTACCCCCTCTGACAGTCCCCCACCACGAGGTCCTAACAGATCACGTAAAAGCG GCTGCAGTATTCCCGCTCGTGCAGCGGAATGAGCAGGAGTCTGCAGTACTGCAGGTCCCCCTCACGGACCTGTGTGCCAGAATCCCCAGGAGACGCCTTCATCCCAGCTCCCCTCGGCTCCGCAGCACAGAAGTGAAAGCACAGAGCAATGAAG TGAGGGAATTTGAAAAGAACCCCCAAGAAGAATTACCCCTGGGTGAAGATACATTGCACAAGAAACACAAG GAGAAAACCACATGCAGCGTTCAAAAGGAAGATTCAAGACTTGTGAAGGAGTTGGCCGACCTTGGCCTGAAGCAGAGGTGTCCTCCTGCAGCGCCTGACTCCTCCATATGCCATGGGACAGACACAGCAGTGAGCAG ACGTCAGTGTCACACAAGGACGAAACATCGTTTGAAGCTCAACGACCGCGTGGTGCTGGACACAAAGCAGAAGGGGACAGTCCGCTTCATTGGACATTTGGAGAACATGAGTAACAATGAGGTGTTCATTGGTTTGGAGTTAGACACAGCGT GTGGAGAAAATGATGGAATGTTCAACGGTACAAGATATTTTAGGTGCAAGGCCAATTGTGGCACCTTCACTACAATGTCCCATATTAAGAAG CTTTCAAAGCCACGGAGCCCCCAGGTTTCCCAGTCTCGACCCACAGAGATAATGGATTCCAGTGATTCAGATGGAGTGGGGTCGTCCGCAAGAAAATCCAAGAGCAGGCTGAGGCGGACAGCAAACCAGATGGACGTGGCGGCCCAGGTCCACTGTGCGGCCAACAGCCGCGCCAGAAGTGCCAAGAAATCCGGGAGCTCATAG